The sequence below is a genomic window from Syntrophorhabdus sp..
TTCACGGTGTACCACATGATGGTCACACCGGTCCACGGACAGTTCAACACCGTACGCGGCCAGGTGCTCTTTGACCCCGCCGATCCGGGCAGCGCTTCCGTAGAGGTGGAGATCGACACAGCCGGCATCCATACGGGTGTCGAACGAAGGGACAACCATCTGAAGAGCGCCGATTTCTTCGATGTCGAAAGGTTTCCCGTGATATCTTTCAAGAGCACGGCCATCGAGGTGGTCGCGCTCAACAATCTGAACATTACCGGTGATCTGACGATACACGGGATACCCCTTCCCGTTACCTTCAGCACGCGGTTCCTCGGCCCATCCATGTTCCACGACGACGAGCTGAACCAGACCTATACCACGTATGGTTTTCGCGCCGCCGCGTCCATCAACCGCGAAGACTTCGGGATGTCCTGGAACGTCGAGATCGAGGATGGCGGGTTCATGGTGGGCAAGGCGGTCGATATAGTCTTCAGCGCAGAGATCGACCTCGAAGATTAGGGTAGGATATCCTATACCTCACCCGGGTCATTCCCGCATGACCGCGACCCTGGCTACTCAATAAGAAAGCGGGGAACGTACCCCTCTTGAAATAACCTGTAGAACAGACGAAGGGAGCTCATCATGCAGCAATGGTTGACACTTCCTGCTGCAATCCTGGTGTTGTGTGTGGTGGTCCTGCTGTTTTCCATCGGGCCCTATCGCCCCGTAGAACCTCTTCCGCCCGACATCGTGGACATGCATTGTCACATCGCGGGTATCGGGGCCGGCAACAGCGGGTGTTTTATTTCGCCGGAGTTGCGGAAGAGCTGGAGATTCAGGATCTACCTGCGGTCCTTCGCCGTCTCAGAGAGTGCGTTGGAGAAAGAAGGGGATAACCTGCTTGCCGACCGGGTCGCCAAATTGCTCGCTCAGAGCAAGTTGGTAAAGAAGGCTGTGGTGCTGGCGCTCGATGGTGTCGTCGACCATGACGGGGTGCTTGACAGGAATCGCACCGAGGTCTATGTGCCAAACGAATTTGTTGCCGAAGCAACGGCAAGGCACGGAAACCTCCTATTTGGCGCTTCCGTCAACCCTTATCGGAAGGATGCCCTGGAGCGTTTGGAACGGGTCAAGGCGCAGGGTGCGGTGCTCGTGAAATGGATCCCTTCCGTCATGGAGATCGATCCCGCGGACCCGCGTCTAAAAGCATTCTATCTCAAGCTCGTAGAGCTCGACCTTCCTCTGCTCACCCATGCGGGAGAGGAACGCTCCTTTTCTTCGGCCTCGGACAGCTTCTGCGATCCCGACAGGCTGCGGCTGCCGCTCAGCCTCGGCGTCACGGTCATCGCCGCCCACATAGGCTCCACGGGGAAATATCAGGGCGAACGCAGCAGTGACAGGCTCGCGCGCCTGATGCGCGAATACCCCAATCTCTACTCCGATATCTCATCGCTCACCCAGATAAACAAGCATGGCTACCTGAAGGAAGCACTCACACGGCCCGAGTTCAAGGGAAGGCTTCTCTACGGCTCGGATTTTCCACTCATCAACACCCCTCTCGTCTCCCCGTGGTACTACGCCTTCCGCCTCTCTCCGAAACAACTGCTGACGATCTCCCGCACGAAAAACCCCTGGGACGCGGACGTACTCCTCAAACACAATCTCGGCACATCGGCGGATATCTTCTCACGCTGGCGAACCGCAACGAGTCTCAGAGAGCAGACAGCGCGCATCGAATGATATAACGCTTGACGTTAAACGCCAACGGGTATAACATCTCACAGGTCGACAGGTGATAAGATCATTCAAAGACAAAGAGACCGAGAAAA
It includes:
- a CDS encoding amidohydrolase family protein; the encoded protein is MQQWLTLPAAILVLCVVVLLFSIGPYRPVEPLPPDIVDMHCHIAGIGAGNSGCFISPELRKSWRFRIYLRSFAVSESALEKEGDNLLADRVAKLLAQSKLVKKAVVLALDGVVDHDGVLDRNRTEVYVPNEFVAEATARHGNLLFGASVNPYRKDALERLERVKAQGAVLVKWIPSVMEIDPADPRLKAFYLKLVELDLPLLTHAGEERSFSSASDSFCDPDRLRLPLSLGVTVIAAHIGSTGKYQGERSSDRLARLMREYPNLYSDISSLTQINKHGYLKEALTRPEFKGRLLYGSDFPLINTPLVSPWYYAFRLSPKQLLTISRTKNPWDADVLLKHNLGTSADIFSRWRTATSLREQTARIE
- a CDS encoding YceI family protein, whose amino-acid sequence is MARWKIDPDHAVGEFTVYHMMVTPVHGQFNTVRGQVLFDPADPGSASVEVEIDTAGIHTGVERRDNHLKSADFFDVERFPVISFKSTAIEVVALNNLNITGDLTIHGIPLPVTFSTRFLGPSMFHDDELNQTYTTYGFRAAASINREDFGMSWNVEIEDGGFMVGKAVDIVFSAEIDLED